In Bacillus sp. SB49, a single window of DNA contains:
- a CDS encoding dihydroorotate dehydrogenase electron transfer subunit yields the protein MKRALMNIIGHTKIAKDTYRLLLKGDIVHDIKAPGQFVHIQVDERFYLRRPVSISDMDVKEETITLLYKVMGKGTDALTTKKVGEDLDVLGPGGSGFPAQNLGIRHALLVGGGIGVPPLYNLAKQLKADGVEVTSVLGFQSAEDAFLTEAFAEFGDVHITTNDGSLGTKGFVTDVLPSVEESCDMYFTCGPTVMLKAVKKQLDHKPGYISMEERMGCGIGACFACVVEANDEKGYRRICCDGPVFDAKEVVLS from the coding sequence ATGAAGCGAGCCCTTATGAATATCATCGGACATACAAAGATTGCCAAAGATACGTATCGTCTCCTTTTGAAAGGGGATATCGTCCATGATATAAAGGCTCCCGGCCAGTTCGTCCACATTCAAGTGGACGAACGGTTTTACCTGCGCAGGCCCGTTTCCATTTCAGACATGGATGTGAAAGAGGAAACGATTACGCTGCTTTACAAAGTGATGGGGAAAGGGACCGATGCGCTCACAACAAAAAAAGTCGGGGAAGACCTTGATGTTTTAGGCCCGGGTGGCAGCGGATTCCCTGCACAGAATCTTGGCATCCGCCATGCCCTGCTCGTCGGTGGAGGGATCGGCGTACCGCCGCTTTATAATTTGGCAAAACAGCTGAAAGCAGACGGAGTAGAAGTGACGAGCGTCCTTGGGTTCCAATCTGCGGAAGATGCGTTTCTTACAGAAGCATTTGCTGAATTCGGTGATGTCCATATCACGACGAATGATGGGAGCCTTGGTACGAAAGGTTTTGTCACCGATGTCCTGCCTTCAGTCGAGGAATCTTGTGATATGTATTTCACTTGCGGTCCCACCGTCATGCTGAAAGCGGTGAAGAAACAGCTGGATCATAAACCCGGCTATATCTCTATGGAAGAACGGATGGGGTGCGGAATCGGCGCATGTTTCGCTTGTGTCGTCGAAGCGAACGATGAGAAGGGATACCGGCGGATCTGCTGTGACGGTCCGGTATTTGACGCCAAGGAGGTTGTCCTTTCATGA
- a CDS encoding dihydroorotate dehydrogenase, translated as MKTQVILPGLVLKNPVMPASGCFGFGKEFSGFYDLAELGAVIMKAATGDKRYGNPTPRVAEAASGMLNAIGLQNPGVDGIIRDEIPFLKEQGMPIIANVAGSTIEEYVSVAERISSHVDALELNISCPNVKEGGVQFGTDSALAEEVTRKVVDASAVPVYVKLSPNVTDIVLMARAVEKGGASGLSMINTLTGMRIDPKTRKPVIANQTGGLSGAAIKPVSIRMIHQVYAAVDLPIIGMGGIETAEDVVEYLLAGASAVAVGSANFKNPFICKEIIDQLPETLRKYGFSSVEEAIGGAHDERTATSLFRT; from the coding sequence ATGAAAACACAAGTTATCCTTCCAGGATTAGTACTGAAAAACCCGGTTATGCCGGCGTCCGGGTGTTTCGGTTTTGGGAAAGAATTTTCCGGGTTTTATGATTTGGCTGAGCTTGGAGCAGTCATCATGAAGGCCGCGACCGGTGACAAACGATACGGGAATCCCACGCCAAGAGTAGCCGAGGCGGCGAGCGGTATGCTGAATGCGATCGGTCTGCAAAATCCTGGCGTCGATGGGATCATCCGCGATGAGATCCCTTTTTTGAAGGAACAGGGTATGCCGATCATTGCGAATGTCGCAGGCAGCACCATTGAGGAATATGTCTCTGTCGCTGAGCGGATCTCTTCCCACGTCGATGCACTGGAATTGAACATTTCCTGTCCGAACGTTAAAGAAGGTGGCGTCCAATTCGGAACGGATTCCGCCTTGGCGGAAGAAGTCACGCGGAAAGTGGTCGATGCGAGTGCTGTACCGGTGTACGTCAAGCTTTCTCCGAACGTTACGGATATTGTCCTTATGGCGAGGGCCGTAGAAAAAGGCGGGGCGTCCGGTTTATCCATGATTAATACATTGACAGGGATGCGTATCGATCCAAAAACCCGTAAACCGGTGATCGCCAACCAGACCGGGGGTCTTTCAGGAGCTGCTATCAAACCGGTAAGCATCCGGATGATCCACCAGGTCTATGCTGCCGTCGATTTACCGATCATCGGGATGGGTGGAATTGAAACGGCGGAAGATGTGGTGGAGTACTTACTCGCAGGTGCGAGCGCTGTCGCTGTCGGCAGTGCCAATTTCAAGAACCCGTTCATTTGTAAGGAGATCATCGATCAATTACCGGAGACACTCCGCAAGTATGGATTTTCTTCTGTGGAAGAAGCGATAGGAGGGGCGCATGATGAAAGAACTGCAACCAGTTTATTTCGCACTTGA
- the pyrF gene encoding orotidine-5'-phosphate decarboxylase, whose amino-acid sequence MKELQPVYFALDFETGEEALGFLERHQLTGIPVKVGMELYYREGASIIERLKQNGHNIFLDLKLHDIPETVRRAMRNLASLGVDVVNVHAQGGSRMMTSAKHGLQEGPAGHTPILLAVTMLTSTDQSMMEQELLYDRKLHDVVLHYAQLAEKSGVDGVVCSVEEAELIHRHTKLSALTPGIRLPGGNAHDQKRIATPEIAGQKGSNSIVVGRAIRDAENPFATYQQIKEAFTYGQSTAHS is encoded by the coding sequence ATGAAAGAACTGCAACCAGTTTATTTCGCACTTGATTTTGAAACAGGGGAAGAAGCCCTCGGGTTTCTTGAACGTCATCAGCTAACAGGAATCCCTGTTAAAGTCGGAATGGAGCTCTATTACAGGGAAGGTGCTTCCATCATCGAACGTCTAAAACAGAACGGCCACAACATTTTTCTGGATCTGAAGCTTCATGATATTCCGGAAACCGTGCGGAGAGCGATGCGCAACCTTGCTTCTCTTGGTGTAGACGTCGTCAACGTCCATGCCCAGGGGGGAAGCAGGATGATGACAAGTGCGAAACATGGCTTGCAGGAGGGACCGGCTGGTCATACGCCAATCCTTCTTGCCGTAACTATGCTCACATCCACTGACCAATCGATGATGGAACAAGAGCTCTTATATGATCGAAAGCTCCATGATGTCGTGCTTCATTATGCACAACTGGCAGAGAAAAGCGGTGTCGACGGTGTCGTATGCTCGGTGGAGGAAGCGGAGCTTATCCACAGACATACGAAGCTTTCTGCTCTGACACCGGGGATTCGTCTTCCTGGAGGGAATGCCCACGATCAGAAACGGATAGCTACGCCTGAAATTGCCGGCCAGAAGGGCAGTAACTCCATCGTCGTCGGTCGGGCGATCAGAGATGCAGAAAACCCATTTGCTACATATCAACAAATCAAGGAGGCTTTTACTTATGGACAATCGACAGCTCATTCATGA
- the pyrE gene encoding orotate phosphoribosyltransferase has product MDNRQLIHDLLSIGAVKIETEDFFTWTSGIKSPIYCDNRLTMSYPEIRKKIIAAFIEKIEELGEEVDVIAGCATAGIPHAAWIAEKLELPMVYVRASAKKHGKGNQIEGRIRKGQKAVVIEDLISTGKSSIQAAEALQKEGVEVLEVLSIFTYGLHKADEAFKEAGLSYRSITSYENLLNALVDAERMNEEERRLMAEWRQDPYIFTQT; this is encoded by the coding sequence ATGGACAATCGACAGCTCATTCATGACCTTCTTTCCATCGGAGCAGTCAAAATTGAGACAGAAGACTTTTTTACTTGGACATCCGGTATTAAGTCTCCCATTTATTGCGACAACCGATTAACGATGTCTTATCCGGAGATCAGGAAAAAAATCATCGCTGCTTTTATAGAAAAGATTGAAGAACTTGGAGAGGAAGTCGATGTCATTGCGGGATGCGCAACGGCAGGTATTCCTCATGCAGCGTGGATTGCGGAAAAGCTGGAGCTTCCCATGGTTTATGTCCGTGCTTCTGCTAAAAAACACGGGAAGGGTAACCAAATCGAAGGAAGAATCCGCAAAGGGCAAAAGGCGGTCGTTATTGAAGATTTGATCTCTACAGGGAAATCTTCCATACAAGCAGCCGAGGCTCTTCAGAAGGAGGGAGTGGAGGTGCTTGAGGTCCTTTCCATCTTCACCTATGGTCTTCATAAAGCGGATGAAGCCTTTAAGGAAGCAGGACTCTCATACCGCTCCATTACAAGCTACGAAAACCTGCTGAATGCTTTGGTTGATGCGGAGCGGATGAATGAGGAAGAGCGAAGGCTGATGGCGGAATGGCGTCAGGATCCTTACATTTTTACACAAACTTAA
- a CDS encoding FUSC family protein produces the protein MVEAKLRVKYWFRRLLASDPGRKRLSQAGKATISLISSVFTTIFLMNMFGHSPLLPAVVSGMAGMMGIMVVMDDTRRKKQVTTGLLAISASSGITLGSLLSFNAVLVAILMIIIIFSSFYFSQYGSRYFSLGMIAFFTTYLSSFLKLPPAQFPWFYLAVIIGISYAFFYNFYLFKDSAQLLRRSIQSFHRQANLTFEMMIEIIEEPDMTEAKKRKAEYNVKKLRQYASNVSTDINEEDVRKLWQGLKPSQLRLYIFDTAMFVMTLSDSLKRLKEDGALEMDELRSLLVRVIHSLKQAKILDTGSEDENLKEARNVVLALRSLIDDLFEERTGPPEGWLYLVRRIEAIASHVTEGAQKVRDDIADNSSEEVIEETEKEEDTGTKEMRPTTKKAIQSMIAGTIAIIAGYLISPIQPYWIVLTAFIVLLGTETVGRTYLKGLERSVGTVIGAVIGFLLANLVSGHIVLIIALLFSVVFFAFYLLTVSYTLMSVFITMLIAFMYDLLLGGISYQLLGARVLDTIIGAAIALAVSAFILPSRTMDKITEVFTDYLENLETYVTSYVKGFRTPVQVKNLANTAFDMDDKIQAMEDEAKPILQGPGARKYSRLPRLITVFTAINYYAKHLVASSYQKNFQYPEELCRTFEEMERKLSYNMELVQTLIETNKIAGEFYDLKQEREEIERHAPNHNENQGDLVHHLYYVWKINQALMLMGDVLGANEGNQEMKPRTD, from the coding sequence ATGGTAGAAGCAAAACTGCGTGTGAAATATTGGTTCAGGAGATTATTAGCATCGGATCCTGGAAGAAAGCGGCTCAGTCAAGCCGGAAAGGCGACGATCAGTCTTATTTCTTCTGTTTTTACGACCATTTTCCTTATGAACATGTTCGGTCACTCCCCCTTGCTCCCGGCGGTCGTTTCCGGTATGGCGGGAATGATGGGGATCATGGTCGTCATGGATGATACGAGGAGGAAGAAGCAGGTAACGACGGGACTGCTTGCGATTTCAGCCAGTAGTGGAATTACTCTAGGCTCTTTACTTTCCTTCAATGCCGTACTTGTAGCCATCCTGATGATTATTATCATTTTCAGCAGTTTCTATTTTTCTCAGTATGGCAGCCGTTACTTCTCGCTGGGTATGATCGCCTTCTTTACAACGTATCTTTCTTCGTTTCTGAAACTCCCCCCCGCACAATTTCCATGGTTTTATCTGGCGGTCATCATCGGGATCAGTTACGCCTTCTTTTATAATTTCTATTTATTTAAAGATTCGGCTCAATTGCTCAGACGCAGCATCCAATCCTTTCACAGACAGGCGAACCTTACTTTCGAAATGATGATTGAGATTATCGAAGAGCCGGATATGACAGAGGCAAAAAAGAGAAAAGCGGAATACAATGTCAAGAAATTGAGGCAGTATGCGAGTAATGTATCGACGGATATCAATGAAGAAGACGTTCGTAAACTTTGGCAGGGTTTGAAGCCGAGTCAACTGCGTCTCTATATCTTCGATACGGCCATGTTCGTCATGACGCTTTCAGACAGCCTGAAACGTTTGAAGGAAGACGGGGCATTGGAAATGGATGAGCTGCGTTCACTGCTTGTGCGTGTCATCCATTCACTAAAGCAGGCAAAGATACTGGATACAGGAAGCGAAGATGAAAACCTGAAGGAAGCAAGAAATGTGGTACTTGCTTTAAGAAGCCTTATCGATGATCTTTTCGAAGAGCGTACCGGTCCTCCGGAAGGCTGGCTGTATCTCGTCAGACGGATTGAAGCGATCGCCTCGCATGTAACAGAAGGGGCACAGAAAGTAAGGGACGATATTGCAGATAACAGCTCAGAAGAGGTAATAGAAGAAACAGAAAAGGAAGAGGATACGGGTACCAAAGAAATGAGACCTACCACGAAAAAGGCGATTCAGTCGATGATAGCCGGAACGATTGCCATAATCGCCGGTTATTTGATATCACCGATCCAGCCTTATTGGATTGTCCTTACTGCTTTCATTGTCCTCTTGGGTACAGAGACGGTAGGAAGAACGTACTTGAAAGGCTTGGAGCGGTCCGTCGGAACGGTTATCGGCGCTGTCATCGGGTTTCTTCTTGCCAATCTCGTATCCGGACACATTGTCCTGATCATCGCTCTGTTGTTCTCCGTCGTTTTCTTCGCCTTCTATTTACTGACTGTATCCTATACGCTTATGAGTGTTTTCATTACGATGCTCATTGCTTTTATGTACGATCTCCTGCTCGGAGGAATCAGCTATCAGCTGCTGGGTGCCCGTGTCCTTGATACCATCATCGGTGCGGCAATTGCACTAGCCGTATCTGCGTTTATTCTCCCATCCAGAACGATGGACAAGATTACGGAAGTGTTCACCGATTATCTCGAGAATTTGGAAACATACGTCACTTCCTACGTGAAAGGGTTCCGTACACCGGTGCAGGTGAAGAATTTAGCCAACACCGCTTTCGATATGGATGATAAAATCCAGGCTATGGAAGATGAAGCAAAGCCGATTCTTCAAGGCCCTGGTGCGAGGAAGTATTCCAGACTTCCAAGGTTGATCACCGTGTTTACGGCCATTAACTATTATGCTAAACATTTGGTCGCTTCCTCTTATCAGAAGAACTTTCAATATCCAGAAGAACTCTGCCGGACGTTTGAAGAAATGGAGAGGAAACTCAGCTACAATATGGAACTTGTCCAGACGTTGATCGAAACGAATAAGATTGCTGGAGAGTTTTATGACCTTAAACAAGAGAGAGAAGAAATCGAACGCCACGCTCCGAACCACAACGAAAATCAGGGCGATCTCGTTCACCACCTCTACTATGTATGGAAAATAAATCAAGCTTTGATGCTTATGGGCGATGTGCTTGGCGCAAATGAAGGGAATCAAGAAATGAAACCGCGGACCGATTAA
- a CDS encoding vWA domain-containing protein: protein MRKYVGMLGLLVILVLTACSSGEETKTVNKEEVPGKEQESEPAESPSMELSETMDDILQEEAGEYAGEHYDKEKVNQALDDLDMEGMEAEEIYMNILPLMSESGQYREYSEFIQSFQANIETEVSDTPGGMELEEGKKVEGSANITFLLDSSGSMAETIDGRQKMDHAKDAIHDFVASMPEGSNVSLRIYGQEGSSKESDKALSCSSTENVYDRKAYDEEAFQQTLEGVEPVGWTPIAKAIEETEKDLKSGPKVRQQLVYIVSDGIETCGGDPVAAAGALRDSGEEGTIHVIGFDVDDEGQEQLMDVAKAGGGEYESVDSAADFQRLFERERVRLFNEWSRWTTDNFNNVAREQTDKLNELYRERTDFKNLTFREQSNLKNAVLHLSQDDRIDSDTNKQIYELIEERADTLKELEADFDAALDQTDEEGDERREDILDKGKEKKDQYSN, encoded by the coding sequence ATGAGAAAATACGTAGGCATGCTCGGTTTGTTAGTGATCCTGGTACTCACTGCTTGCTCATCAGGAGAAGAGACGAAGACTGTCAATAAGGAGGAGGTACCGGGAAAGGAGCAGGAATCGGAGCCGGCAGAATCTCCGTCCATGGAGCTTTCGGAAACGATGGATGATATTCTCCAGGAAGAGGCTGGGGAATACGCCGGCGAGCATTATGATAAAGAAAAGGTTAACCAAGCCTTGGATGACTTGGACATGGAAGGAATGGAAGCGGAAGAAATATATATGAACATCCTCCCTTTAATGAGTGAATCCGGGCAATACCGTGAATACTCAGAGTTCATCCAATCATTCCAAGCGAATATCGAAACAGAGGTGTCTGATACACCTGGAGGAATGGAACTGGAGGAAGGGAAGAAAGTGGAAGGTTCCGCCAACATAACGTTCCTCCTGGACTCCAGTGGAAGTATGGCAGAGACGATTGACGGCAGACAGAAGATGGACCATGCGAAGGACGCCATCCATGATTTTGTGGCCTCCATGCCGGAAGGATCCAATGTTTCTCTTCGTATTTATGGACAGGAAGGCAGCAGCAAAGAGTCTGATAAAGCATTGTCCTGTTCCAGTACTGAGAATGTTTACGACAGGAAGGCTTACGATGAAGAAGCTTTCCAACAAACACTGGAAGGGGTAGAGCCGGTTGGGTGGACGCCGATTGCCAAGGCCATAGAAGAGACGGAGAAGGATTTGAAATCCGGACCGAAAGTGAGGCAGCAGTTGGTTTATATTGTAAGTGACGGAATCGAAACATGCGGCGGTGATCCAGTCGCGGCAGCAGGTGCTCTGCGCGATTCCGGGGAAGAAGGAACCATCCACGTTATTGGTTTTGATGTGGATGATGAAGGGCAGGAACAGTTAATGGATGTAGCCAAGGCCGGCGGCGGGGAGTATGAAAGCGTCGACTCTGCAGCGGATTTCCAGCGTCTGTTCGAAAGAGAACGAGTTCGTCTCTTTAACGAATGGAGCAGGTGGACGACCGATAATTTTAATAACGTCGCGAGAGAACAGACAGATAAGTTAAATGAGTTGTACAGGGAGAGGACCGATTTTAAGAACCTTACGTTCCGGGAACAGAGCAACCTGAAAAATGCAGTCCTACACTTATCACAAGACGATCGAATCGATAGTGATACGAATAAACAAATCTATGAACTCATTGAGGAACGGGCAGATACGCTGAAAGAGTTGGAAGCGGACTTTGATGCCGCTCTCGACCAGACGGATGAGGAAGGCGATGAAAGAAGAGAGGATATTCTCGATAAAGGAAAAGAGAAAAAGGATCAATACAGCAACTGA
- a CDS encoding Rqc2 family fibronectin-binding protein gives MSFDGIVTRAITHELNETIRSGRIMKIYQPTDTELVFTVRSQRKKHSLLLSAHPSYARFHLTEDIYNNPKEPPMLCMLLRKHLVGGFVEEIEQVDMERIVKLKVRSRNEIGDETIKTLIIEVMGKHSNILLVDEEEGHILDSIKHLPPSQNRHRTIMPGQPYKLPPEQGKLNPIDLDPDLFIRKLDFNSGKMDKQILNLVMGFSPMIAKEIVHQAGLGGSDALKQSYKSFRDRILAHDYTPQAQLSGKNQFYVFPLQAFDGEVEQYERVSAMLDDYYSGKAERDRVKQQAGDLHRFMKNERDKNIRKIKKHEDTLKKSDSADRYQRLGELLTAHMHLVKPGDEAVTVVDYYDPEQAEITIDLNPNKSPSENAQSLFQTYQKLKKSKQVVKVEIEKAEDEIAYFDRLLQQVETAREEDIEEIREELREQGYLKMKPQSKGNKKNKQATPAPEAFEASDGTLIYVGRNNKQNEYLTNRLAHKTDIWLHAKDIPGSHVVIKSSDPNEDTLFEAAQLAANFSKSSRSSSVPVDYTLIRHVKKPSGAKPGFVTYDNQQTLFVTPDDSFIKKLRKNKKEQQ, from the coding sequence ATGTCGTTTGACGGAATCGTCACCCGGGCGATTACTCATGAATTAAATGAGACCATCCGCTCGGGTAGAATTATGAAAATTTATCAGCCGACGGACACGGAACTGGTATTTACCGTCCGTTCCCAGAGAAAGAAACACAGCCTGCTGTTATCGGCTCATCCCAGTTATGCACGCTTCCATCTGACGGAAGATATTTATAACAACCCGAAAGAACCGCCGATGTTGTGCATGCTGCTGAGGAAACACCTGGTCGGAGGATTTGTAGAAGAAATCGAGCAGGTGGATATGGAACGAATCGTAAAATTGAAAGTTCGAAGCAGGAATGAAATTGGAGATGAAACCATCAAGACCCTGATTATAGAAGTGATGGGGAAACACTCCAACATCCTGCTTGTAGATGAAGAGGAAGGGCATATTCTAGACAGTATCAAACACCTACCTCCTTCGCAGAACAGGCACCGTACTATCATGCCCGGTCAGCCATACAAACTCCCTCCGGAACAAGGAAAACTTAATCCGATTGATTTAGATCCGGATCTATTCATTAGAAAGCTTGACTTTAACAGCGGAAAAATGGATAAACAAATCCTTAATCTCGTCATGGGATTCTCGCCGATGATAGCCAAGGAGATCGTTCATCAGGCAGGGCTTGGTGGATCAGATGCCCTCAAGCAATCCTATAAGAGCTTTCGGGATCGTATCCTTGCCCACGATTATACGCCCCAGGCGCAGCTCAGCGGAAAGAATCAGTTCTATGTATTTCCACTCCAAGCATTTGATGGGGAAGTGGAACAGTACGAGAGGGTAAGCGCCATGCTTGATGACTACTATTCGGGCAAAGCGGAAAGGGACCGTGTCAAGCAGCAGGCCGGCGATCTCCATCGTTTCATGAAAAATGAGAGAGATAAAAATATCCGTAAAATCAAAAAACATGAAGATACGTTGAAGAAATCGGATTCCGCCGACCGCTATCAGCGCTTAGGAGAGTTGTTGACCGCTCACATGCATCTCGTAAAACCGGGGGATGAGGCGGTAACAGTCGTTGATTACTATGATCCGGAACAGGCCGAGATCACCATCGACTTGAATCCGAATAAATCTCCGAGTGAAAATGCTCAAAGCCTTTTCCAAACGTACCAGAAACTCAAGAAATCCAAGCAGGTCGTTAAGGTGGAGATAGAAAAAGCGGAAGATGAAATTGCCTATTTCGACCGGCTGCTTCAACAGGTGGAGACCGCTCGGGAAGAGGATATTGAAGAAATCCGTGAAGAGCTTCGCGAGCAGGGCTACCTGAAGATGAAGCCCCAGTCCAAAGGAAACAAAAAGAATAAGCAGGCAACCCCGGCACCCGAGGCATTCGAAGCCAGTGACGGAACCCTCATCTACGTAGGAAGAAATAACAAACAAAATGAATACTTGACGAACCGGCTCGCCCACAAAACAGACATTTGGCTCCATGCCAAGGACATCCCCGGGTCCCATGTCGTCATTAAGAGCAGCGACCCGAATGAAGACACCCTGTTTGAAGCAGCACAGCTGGCAGCGAACTTCAGTAAATCGAGCCGCTCATCCTCTGTACCGGTCGATTATACTCTGATCCGTCATGTGAAAAAGCCATCCGGTGCTAAACCAGGCTTTGTGACGTACGATAACCAACAGACCTTATTTGTAACACCTGATGATTCTTTCATCAAAAAGTTGAGAAAGAACAAAAAAGAACAGCAGTAG
- a CDS encoding YicC/YloC family endoribonuclease, with amino-acid sequence MKSMTGYGKGRVEKDGTVVHVELRAVNHRFLDIHVKLPASFLSMEEAVRNAVKQELERGHIDISVMIDGDGFLKKRVDIDWDLTDQYIHQWKKLKSHYDLTGEMTIDMVSKLDDVFSVKETKENTSYIKPVLDEAMFAALRALNKMRSLEGERIWTDLQARVRAMRALLKRMEVRRPAFIKEYRDRIKQRVEEFSREFIDPEESQLLKEIAILSEKGDVTEELTRMDSHLLQVERLLNEKGAVGRRLDFMIQEMHREVNTIGSKSNDSALLEIVIQWKNELEKMKEQVQNVE; translated from the coding sequence ATGAAGAGTATGACGGGATACGGTAAGGGAAGGGTGGAAAAGGATGGGACGGTCGTTCATGTTGAGTTGAGAGCTGTTAACCATCGTTTTCTCGATATCCATGTGAAACTGCCCGCGAGCTTTCTATCTATGGAAGAGGCTGTACGAAATGCCGTTAAACAAGAGCTGGAAAGAGGACATATCGACATATCTGTCATGATTGACGGAGACGGCTTTTTGAAAAAGAGGGTGGATATCGACTGGGATTTGACCGATCAGTATATTCATCAATGGAAGAAACTGAAAAGTCATTATGATTTGACGGGCGAAATGACTATTGATATGGTATCCAAGTTAGACGATGTTTTTTCTGTTAAGGAAACAAAGGAGAATACATCCTACATAAAACCTGTACTGGACGAAGCGATGTTTGCTGCGCTGCGGGCCTTGAATAAGATGCGGAGTCTGGAAGGGGAACGGATCTGGACAGACCTCCAAGCACGTGTTCGGGCTATGCGGGCGTTGTTAAAGAGAATGGAAGTAAGACGCCCGGCCTTTATCAAGGAATACAGGGACCGGATTAAACAAAGGGTTGAAGAATTCTCAAGAGAATTCATCGACCCGGAAGAGTCCCAGCTTCTCAAAGAGATTGCCATTCTTTCAGAAAAAGGGGACGTGACAGAAGAGTTGACCCGGATGGATTCCCACCTTCTGCAGGTGGAACGTCTCCTGAATGAAAAGGGAGCTGTCGGACGCCGGCTTGATTTCATGATTCAAGAAATGCATCGCGAAGTGAATACAATCGGCTCGAAATCCAATGACAGCGCACTGCTCGAGATCGTCATCCAATGGAAAAATGAATTGGAGAAAATGAAAGAACAAGTGCAAAATGTCGAATAA
- the remA gene encoding extracellular matrix/biofilm regulator RemA, whose amino-acid sequence MSLKLINIGFGNVVSANRIISIVSPESAPIKRIITVARDNNKLVDATYGRRTRAVIITDSDHVVLSAVQPETVGQRVISHDEISDEN is encoded by the coding sequence TTGAGTTTGAAGTTAATTAACATCGGCTTTGGAAATGTAGTTTCTGCCAACCGCATTATCTCGATCGTTTCACCGGAATCTGCGCCCATCAAACGTATTATTACCGTTGCACGTGACAATAATAAACTAGTAGATGCTACATACGGCCGTCGAACGAGAGCCGTCATCATTACCGACAGCGATCATGTCGTCCTTTCCGCCGTTCAGCCGGAAACCGTAGGGCAGCGGGTAATCAGCCATGATGAGATTTCAGATGAAAATTAG
- the gmk gene encoding guanylate kinase yields the protein MIDQKGILFILSGPSGVGKGTVRKALFEQSTDLRYSISMTTREPREGEVDGVDYFFKTRDEFETLISQGQLIEHAEYVGNYYGTPRQYVEQTLEEGKDVFLEIEVQGAMKVRENFPQGVFVFLIPPSLEELKDRIVNRGTETEDKVKNRLLAAKEEIDMMDAYDYVVVNDDINHAVSKVQSIVASEHCKRERVAHQYKKALEDE from the coding sequence GTGATTGATCAGAAAGGAATTTTATTTATACTGTCCGGCCCCTCCGGGGTCGGGAAGGGTACTGTACGAAAGGCTTTGTTCGAACAGTCGACAGATTTGCGTTATTCTATTAGTATGACGACACGCGAACCTCGTGAAGGGGAAGTGGACGGCGTCGACTATTTCTTTAAAACGAGAGATGAGTTTGAGACATTGATTTCCCAAGGACAGCTCATTGAACATGCCGAGTATGTCGGCAACTATTACGGAACACCCCGTCAATATGTGGAGCAGACGCTTGAGGAAGGGAAAGACGTTTTCCTGGAAATCGAGGTCCAGGGTGCGATGAAGGTCCGCGAGAACTTTCCGCAAGGGGTATTCGTCTTCTTAATTCCGCCTTCTTTGGAAGAATTGAAAGACCGCATCGTCAACCGCGGTACCGAGACAGAAGATAAAGTGAAAAACCGTCTGCTCGCAGCTAAAGAAGAAATTGATATGATGGATGCCTATGATTATGTTGTCGTCAACGATGACATTAATCATGCCGTATCGAAAGTACAATCCATCGTAGCCAGTGAACACTGCAAGCGTGAGCGTGTAGCTCATCAATATAAGAAAGCATTGGAGGATGAATAA
- the rpoZ gene encoding DNA-directed RNA polymerase subunit omega: MMLEPSIDSLQKKIKSKYTIVTLSARRARELKQGSAPMVENPNSFQQVGVALEEIDSGKLNFIESDEIQARTETL; this comes from the coding sequence ATGATGCTGGAACCGTCTATTGACTCCCTACAGAAAAAAATTAAATCCAAGTACACGATTGTAACATTATCTGCCCGCAGAGCCCGTGAATTGAAACAGGGCAGCGCGCCGATGGTCGAAAACCCGAACTCTTTTCAACAAGTAGGTGTCGCTTTAGAAGAAATCGACAGCGGCAAGTTGAACTTCATCGAGTCTGATGAAATCCAGGCCCGTACAGAAACGCTATAA